CACCTGAAAGAAGTAGTTCCTGTAAAAGGTTTAAACCCTGAGAGCATTCAACCACCTTCATGATAGTATTTAGGTCTCTTTATCTGTTTTACTTTAAATGATAAAGAGACTTGCTTAATAGTAAAGAGAGTTTCTTTAGAGTTTTACAAAACCAATCATAACATTATATTTATTAAATTTAACTAATCCATTATGGTTTGCTATTATAATAGGCATCAAAAGTTAAAGCATCGTAGTTATTAGTGGTACCAGTCTTTTTCAGAATCTAGCCTCTTTCGTAATATCGTCGTTATATGTTCAGACTTTGGTACGATAAAGAAGGTAATCATAAGTAACGCGACTTGCTATACTCCTATTTTATAAAATCAACACTCACATTATAAGGATAATATTATGAGTAATACTGATAACAGTACTAACCAGATTGGTCTAGAAAAAGCTGAAATGAGTCAAGTAATTGATAAATTAAATGGTCTATTATCTAGCTATCATACTTTCTATATTAACGTCCGTGGTTACCACTGGAATGTTAAAGGCGAGCATTTCTTCTCATTACATCCTAAGTTTGAGGAGTTATACACTGCTCTACAATTACAGATTGATGAGATCGCTGAACGTATTCTAACCTTAGGTGGTACACCATTACATGCTTATAGCGATTTTTCACAGCACACTAGCATCAAAGAAGACAAGAACGTTAAAGACGGTAACACCTGTGTAAAAGGTGTGGTGACTGGTCTGCAAATGCTTATTGAAGAGCAGCGTCAAGCTTCAGCACTAGCAGCAGAAAGCGATGACCAAGGTTCAGCCGACCTAGTTGATGCTTATGTACAAGAGCAAGAAAAACTAGTTTGGATGTATAACGCATTCTTAGGTTAATGATTAACTAGACTCTGCTAGTCATTACATCTAATCGTAAATAAAAAAAGCACCTATTATTAGGTGCTTTTTTATTACTCAGATATCGTTAACTAATACTATAAAAACAGATGGTTACTGTTGAATCCATTGGCGCATTTTCTCACGTTCAGCAGGCGTTGCATTAAGCCAAATTTGCATAAAGCTATCAAGGGTATTCGCAGACTGAGTGCTAGAGCTTACCGTACCAGTGTTTACCTTAGGCTGGGTTATTACAGTTTGCTGCCCAGTAGTTGAAGTCGGCTGCTCTAATGCAGCAATAGCGCGCTGGTTCTGTAGTTCGGCATCACTGCTACCACCAAACACACCGCCTAGAGCTTTACCTATACCTGATAGCAAGCCACCTTGATTTCCACCGATGCTTTGCTGACTGGCGATAACCCTATTGTCCTGTTGTACTGCTAGCGTTGGACGTTCAGCATATTCTTTGGCAGCTTTATACTCTTCTGGTTGATTAGGCATAGTCAAACGATAGGTTTGATTGTCTGCCAGTTCCGCCGTTACGCTGATATTCCCTGAACGCAAATAGTCATGCTCATCACGAGGCAAATCATATAAACGGTCATATTTAGCAGTAATGGCATGTTGACCAGGCTGCAAAGTAAACGTTTTAGTTAAAGGCTGAAAGGCACTTTGTTTAACTTCCTGCCCATTAATAGCGGTCACTTTAATATGGTCATCGACGAGCAAAGTAACGGCTGCATGTGAAAGCATAGACACTGAACCTGCGCCAATTAAGAGCGTGCTGATTGTCAGTTTTTTAAGCAAAGAGGCAGAGATTTTCATAAGATATCCTATCCATGATAAAAAATTTGGTAAAAAAATTAAAGGTTAGAGCATTGAGCTATTTATCTTCAATAAGTGTCAGCAGCTAAAAATCCAGTGGTATTGTATGGTTGTCATTACTTGCTGCTTCATCATCTTTTTGGGTTTCTTGAGCGATATCAGCAAGCTCTGCCGCGAGCGTTTGTTCATCAATAGTACGCAATGCATCGCTTATCACTGCTTTAGATATATTACTACGTCCAAGATTAGAAAACATCGGCTGAATATAGTTGAGCACCTCCATCATTGCCCCGATACGATGCGGTCCTTCGGTCAGCAGATGCTCAATAATACGCTCATCAAATTGCCAACCACGCCGACGTAAAATAGACTGTAATAATGCTTTACGGTCTGCTAGGTCATGACCATTGGGTACTTTGAAAGTGGGTGCTTGTGCTAAACGAGTCAGCAGATCAGTCAGCTGAAACGGCAATTCACTGGCTGGTCTATTGGCAGCAAATAGTAACTGGCGCTGCCCTTCACGGCTGCGGTTTATCAAATGAAACAAGGCTTCTTGCCATTGAGCGCTATGTTCCAACACTTCTAAATCATCAATGGCGATAAGATCAAAGTTCTCTAAGGATGACAGTACGTGGACATCGGTATGAATCAACTCATTAAGTGATAAACAAATTGCTGACTTATCCATCTCAATGAATGACTCACAAATAGCCGATAGCAAATGAGACTTACCAGTAGCAGGGCTACCGAATAGGTACAGCTGGCCTATCAGGCCGACATGTAGCTGCCGCACTGCATCAATAATCGACATCCAACCTGGACCAGCAAAGTCGCTGAGACTCGCATCGTGCTTAATGTCCAGATTGAGACTTAGCTGTGCTTCTGCCATGAATCATCAACTCGTTTTGCATAGCGCAATGTAAAGAAAAAATTAATTTGTTGAACAATCTTCTTTAAACTGGCTTAAATACTGCGTGACATAAATTTTTTGGTATTGGCATGTAGTTTTCTTAACTTACATTTTTTTGTTATCCAACAGTTCTCTCGTTCAGTAATAAATTAACTAAATGCTTTATTAAAAAAGACCTTTGTCAAAATTAACCGAAACGAGCAACTGCTATAGTTAATACTGCGCCTATATATAACATATTTACAAAATGACTGACAAGTCTTTTACTTACTAAGCCTGATTAACTGCTAT
The nucleotide sequence above comes from Psychrobacter sp. P2G3. Encoded proteins:
- a CDS encoding Dps family protein, which produces MSNTDNSTNQIGLEKAEMSQVIDKLNGLLSSYHTFYINVRGYHWNVKGEHFFSLHPKFEELYTALQLQIDEIAERILTLGGTPLHAYSDFSQHTSIKEDKNVKDGNTCVKGVVTGLQMLIEEQRQASALAAESDDQGSADLVDAYVQEQEKLVWMYNAFLG
- a CDS encoding DUF2057 family protein, giving the protein MKISASLLKKLTISTLLIGAGSVSMLSHAAVTLLVDDHIKVTAINGQEVKQSAFQPLTKTFTLQPGQHAITAKYDRLYDLPRDEHDYLRSGNISVTAELADNQTYRLTMPNQPEEYKAAKEYAERPTLAVQQDNRVIASQQSIGGNQGGLLSGIGKALGGVFGGSSDAELQNQRAIAALEQPTSTTGQQTVITQPKVNTGTVSSSTQSANTLDSFMQIWLNATPAEREKMRQWIQQ
- the hda gene encoding DnaA regulatory inactivator Hda, translated to MAEAQLSLNLDIKHDASLSDFAGPGWMSIIDAVRQLHVGLIGQLYLFGSPATGKSHLLSAICESFIEMDKSAICLSLNELIHTDVHVLSSLENFDLIAIDDLEVLEHSAQWQEALFHLINRSREGQRQLLFAANRPASELPFQLTDLLTRLAQAPTFKVPNGHDLADRKALLQSILRRRGWQFDERIIEHLLTEGPHRIGAMMEVLNYIQPMFSNLGRSNISKAVISDALRTIDEQTLAAELADIAQETQKDDEAASNDNHTIPLDF